A DNA window from Anaerocolumna sp. AGMB13020 contains the following coding sequences:
- a CDS encoding cupin domain-containing protein, which yields MEKINVYEKLGTFNDFWSPKIIGEMNESYVKLVKLKGEFVWHLHENEDEMFMVIKGKMVIKLRTEDIVLNQGELFIIPRGVEHMPVAEDEVHVMLIEPKTTLNTGNIKNERTVENLEII from the coding sequence TTGGAAAAAATTAATGTTTATGAAAAGCTGGGAACTTTCAATGATTTCTGGAGTCCTAAGATTATTGGTGAAATGAATGAATCATATGTAAAACTCGTAAAGTTAAAAGGTGAGTTTGTATGGCACTTACATGAAAATGAGGATGAAATGTTCATGGTTATTAAAGGCAAAATGGTAATCAAACTTCGTACGGAAGATATCGTTTTAAACCAGGGTGAATTATTTATTATACCAAGAGGAGTAGAACATATGCCGGTTGCTGAGGATGAAGTACATGTTATGCTTATTGAACCAAAGACGACATTGAATACAGGGAATATTAAAAATGAAAGAACTGTGGAGAATTTAGAAATAATATAA
- a CDS encoding Ig-like domain-containing protein, protein MKKYLSLFLLAILLVSLLPIRAEAAKVKYVLKADVVYELYPKEKITLYVNTKSKTTWSSSNKKIATVSSKGIVTAKKPGNTIITATVGKKKYKCKVQVWSREPVIISEHDISPQDPVDRYAASEYVLPEEDKDSYNRDIDGIKVPDSYDDESDEYGDDPEWVGDQYLNSKYGLSASRFGDKIYLIRGADDSFEITASLKGEIKAGVVYECKYNNYTIRIKYVDELLLLNTDDLKNASIIK, encoded by the coding sequence ATGAAAAAATATTTAAGCCTATTTTTATTGGCTATATTATTAGTATCATTACTACCAATTAGAGCAGAAGCAGCCAAAGTAAAATACGTTCTTAAAGCTGATGTTGTTTACGAACTTTATCCCAAAGAAAAAATTACACTTTATGTAAATACGAAAAGTAAGACTACATGGAGCTCGTCAAACAAAAAAATTGCAACTGTTTCATCTAAGGGTATAGTAACCGCAAAGAAACCAGGCAATACAATAATTACGGCTACTGTTGGTAAAAAGAAGTACAAATGCAAAGTACAGGTATGGTCACGTGAACCAGTAATCATATCTGAACATGACATCTCACCGCAAGATCCAGTTGATAGATATGCAGCATCTGAATATGTCCTTCCTGAGGAAGATAAGGATTCGTACAATAGAGATATTGACGGAATTAAGGTACCCGACTCTTACGATGATGAATCTGATGAATACGGTGATGATCCTGAGTGGGTTGGTGATCAATATCTTAATAGTAAATATGGGCTATCAGCCAGTAGGTTTGGTGATAAAATCTATCTCATTAGAGGTGCTGATGATAGTTTCGAAATAACAGCTTCTCTTAAAGGAGAAATAAAAGCAGGAGTTGTTTATGAATGTAAATATAACAATTATACAATTAGAATCAAATATGTAGACGAACTTCTACTACTTAATACAGATGATTTAAAAAATGCAAGTATAATCAAATGA